The Triticum urartu cultivar G1812 chromosome 6, Tu2.1, whole genome shotgun sequence genome includes the window aactgaatcggcggaaatttgtctttttcacgagaggtggatcaaaattttttacacccaaccattttgtcaattgtgcattaaatatggcctagtattttataaaaatgattcagtccaattttgcaacaattatttggtagttccttcacaaaaaaaacctcctttcgggcactcaaaaaatggaaaatggttttttcgtccaacgaaaatgaaaacttccttaggcaacattgtttgtcattccaatatgcacccttgtgcacaatatgagatcatttgaacaaactatgccatgaatgtggccataagattgatcatttggcttgaaagccattgatctccacacatgatagctcgtttctgagaacacatttttaaaataattgccgtattacaagtttgttatttttcctaggaacttggccacatatgatgacacaatgcgaaggtttcccaattttttgatttttgtgaattttttatacccgtttcaaaatgcggtcaaaacggcgggaatgaccgttcctagctagtggttgaatcttggaatttttttggtgtttctctgattaaatagatacttatgtacctagaaatgattttttgtaaaaaataaatagcaaactatgaggcagctgcagttcaaatttgacccgcttccagctgaatcggcggaaatttgtctttttcacgagaggtggatcaaaactttttacacccaaccattttgtcaattgtgcattaaatatgtcctagtattttagaaaattgatttggtccaattttggaacaattatttggtagttccttcacaaaaaacctcctttcgggcactcagAAAATGATTAAAAATAGCTAGAAAGATCAGAAATGCATAGAAATTGGTCCTTATCCATAAAATGTGGTCTAACTCTAGTGAAAATTTGTGTGGTGCCATTTTGCAAAATATGTTGAATAGCTACTTCACAAAATCCCTCTATTTTAAGTACTTCGACACTTTTTTAAATCACTGCTTTTTCGACCAATTAGGACTCTTCCCACAGATCGATGACATGGcgcccatccatccatccatccatctctcgatcccacatccatccatccatccatctacaGAAAAAAAGGAAAATGAAATGAAAAAGAGATACCCCCACCCGCAGCCCAAACCCTAGGTCAGATCCCATCGACTCCCCCCATCGCACCCCTCCTGTCCtcgcagccgccgccacctcctccctcgATCCAGTCCTCTCCCCGGCCTCCTTTCCCCGATCCAGTTCTCTCCCCGCCGCTCCCACCCACCGCCGACCTCGCAGCCCTcctcaccaccgccgccgacctcGTCCCTCCCTCCCCTCACCATCTCTCCCTACCCTATGCCCCAGATCAAGTTGAGCAGGTCGACCAATGCGCTAGGGTTCCGTTTGGTCAGCTCTGCGCCGGCTCTCCGGTTGGCCGCCCGCCCGACGATGGATCTCCTGCCGCTCTCCCACCAGGCGCTCTTCGCGGCCGTCCGATCCTCGGACGCCGAGGCCGTGCGCCGCCTCCTGGCCGTCGCCGAGGAGTCCGCGCTCTACGTCGCGGCGGAGGCCAGCGCAGTCGAGGTCGTGCACCTCCTCCTCCCGCTCTACGACCTCGAGGCCGCCAAGCTCCGCTCCCGCCTCGACCTCGACGCcttccacgtcgccgccaagcaAGGGCACACCAGTGAGCCCCTCTTCTCGCTCGATTAGTAGCTCGGGGTCTTCTTCAAGTTCGCCTGCGGGGTGAGTTGCCCGAGCATTGTCCCGCCCGTGCTAGCTGCATGTTTAAACTTCGCAGTAGGTTCTCTCCGTAGCATTATCCGATGCAGGATATGTCATCCGTACGCGCTGTGCTTTGATCTGCTTGGTTCTAGCAGTTACGTTGTTTTCGAGTGGATTTAGGCACTGCTTGTTAGATCCAGTGCTTTGGATTCCCCAGTCGCGTCAGGCGATGGGTTGCATGCTGATGATTACTGCTAGGTCCATGCTAGTGATTATTTTGTATGGATGATGATACTGGCGTTCCTTCTTTTTTTGCAAGTACTTTTTGGGCAAGTCGATAGACTCCGTTGCTCCATCTGTACATAATTCTGTTTGTGTTCGTTGCAGTGGTAATTATGGCTTCAATAGTTATTGAAGATTGCACCTGTAAATC containing:
- the LOC125516749 gene encoding ankyrin repeat-containing protein At2g01680-like — protein: MDLLPLSHQALFAAVRSSDAEAVRRLLAVAEESALYVAAEASAVEVVHLLLPLYDLEAAKLRSRLDLDAFHVAAKQGHTSEPLFSLD